The genome window AGTTCTTGCATCAACTCAAGCAGTTGTTGCAAGAAAAGGAAGAGTTATTGCAACAACTCAAGCAATTGTTGCAACCAAAGGAAGGGGGCTGTTCAATAATCTGTGTCATTTAGGAACCTTCCTTTTTGGGTGGGCGTCATCCTGAGTGATCTTGCTTTGGGGCATAATCAGCCTGTACTGAGCGAGTTTACCCTGAGCCTGTCGAAGGGAAGTAAAGGGAAGGATGTTGCAAGAATCACCTCCCCTCCGTACATTCTTCGATACGTCCCGTGAAAAACGGGACTACTCAGATTGACCCAACGCTCTACGCCTAGCAGCTAGCGGTCATCCTGAGTGATTTTTGAGGAACGAAAAAATTAGCCTGTGCTGAGTGAGTTTACCCTGAGTTAGTTTACCCTGAGCGAAGTCGAAGGGAAGGGAAGCAAGGGGAACACACCGACCATAGGAGGTAAAGCTTGGAGGTCTAAGAAGGGAAAGGGGTATTGCGGATGTGGTGTGGCGATGTTACTTTGGCATCATCTTATTGGAAGACCATAAATACATTACGTGATCAACTCCGATTATTGAGACCAGCATTTAGAACTGAACCATGGCAAAAGAGAAAAAGGCGAAGGCAGCCAAGAAGGAGAACCTCATACGGGTAAACATCGCCATGAACAACACCATGAGTTTATTGCTCTCCAAAATGTCCACGGTAGAAGTGCGAGTTGGTGGGGTGTTGGGGTTGGTTGAAAAACAGAAATCATAATATGTACATATCTCAAATTTCATTAGTCAACTACAGAGGCATTAAGGATGAGCGCACCATTCACTTAGACCAACTATCTTCCATTGTTGGAAAGAATGATGCAGGTAAAACCATTGTACTCTTCGCTATAGCCACATTTTTAGACCTTAAAAGCTTTCCGCTAACCTTTTCTGATTTTAATGACATAGATGAGCCTATCGTTTTTGAATTTGAGTTTAAGGCTGAAAATATCGAAGAGTTATTGACGTCAAAGCTCAAGTCAAAAGTCAAAAAAACTGAGGGACTGGAGGAGTTTATCCAAGACTTCATTTTTGATGGTGCTATCAAGTACAGGAGGGAAGCGGCTAAAGTGGATAAGAAGTTCTCGGGAGAATTTATTTTGTTTGAAGACTTTGTTCAAGAAGATATTCAAGGACTATACTTCAAGTCAGATGAAGAAGTCGGTAAGATTCTCGAAAATTATGGCATTGAAGTACCAGTTGCAGGTAAAGGAAGAAACTCCAAGGCCGAAAAAATAAAATGCATCAAGCAACATTTCGAGGGGGCAGAGCGGACAACTTTCTGGATGGAGGATGACTCTAAAATAGACAGTCTATTTCCAGAGGTGGAAATGTTTAAAGCTGATTACGGATTGGAAGCTGACACAAAATTCAAGACTAACTCTGTAAGTGAAATTCAGGATTACTTTACTCGTGAAGCAGCTGAAGAGGATACGAAACTGAAAAAAGTTGAAGCTGAGATAATTGAGGAAATGAAGAAGGAGGCTGAATCTGTCCGAGACTATATGAAGGACTACGCCTCTTCTTTAAAGTCGGTTCAAATTACGCCTACCATCAATTGGAAAGATGCAATTAAAGGAGTTGATGTAAGTTTTCAATTTGATGGCGATGATAAGTTTATCCCAATGAGCCATAAAGGCACTGGTTATAGACGGCTATTTATGGTTGCTCGCTTTAGATACTTAGCAGAAAAAAGCAAAGGGAATAACGTGTTGTACTTAATAGAAGAACCAGAGACATTTTTACACCCAACGGCTCAATCCGATTTATTAAACGCCTTAACAGAGCTATCAAACGATAATCAAGTTATAATAACAACTCATTCGCCTGTTTTTGCAGGTGCCACCAATGTTCACGGAGTAGTATTGTGTACTAAGGATGGACAGTCGAATTACGCAAATGCAACTTCCGAAGGTGATACCGAATTCCTGATGAGGATAGTGGATGAACTTGGGATTAAACCTAGTTACAATTTACGTGACCATCACGAAAAAATTGTTTTTGTAGAAAGTAACAACGATGCTAAGTTTTATCATCTCTTGTGTGAAAGGCTAATAGGTGCCAATTTACTGCAGAACAAGAAGGTGTTGGTGCTTCCTTTTGGGGGTGGAGAGGATATTGAGAGCTTCCTCAACATTGATTATTTCGACAATTCCAACAGAGCTCTTTATCTAATTATCGATAGTGATAAGCACTTAAATAATGGAGAAAAACAGAATCAAAGAGCCGAGGACTTTAAAAACAGTAAAGTAAATGGTAGTGCTTATGTGCTCTTCAAAAGTTACATAGAAAGTTATTATCACCCGAGGGCATTTGAACGCGTTTATGAGCTTCCTGCCAATTCCTTTGATTACTTCGGTGAGGATGAAAATGTAAGAAGCATTATTAAACAGGTTGTTCAGGAAAAAGGCTTGGGCAACAAGAATATCAAAGAGAAAAACAACTTTCGCATATTTAATGAAACTACTAGGGAAGAGTACGAGGAAATAGTTGAGCCAGAGTTAATTGCTTTCTTAACCGAAATAACTAATTAGCGATATGGTAACCTTAGACTCTAAACGAGAATCCTTTTCAGATAATTCAGCCTTTGAAATAAATGAGGCATTTGAAGCTTGTGTGAATGTGCAAGACATAAAAGACCCGAAATTCAAATTTGAACAATGACAAACTAAAGTTGCCGAGTAACCTTGTTAAGCGTTCAGCGCTGTTTAAGGGCAGTATTAAGTATGGTGAATCGCTGCCCCCAGATACCTGTGTATTTCCAAACATAATTGTGAGGAGATACATTCGATTCGAACTCGACATAAGTCGACCCGAGGTGAAAGGCAACTTTTTACTAAACCATGGCAAAGCCGTTTGAATATTTTTTCTCTGATAAGGAACTGATTCGTGTTTTGGCACGGAAACGGGCTTCTCTTGCCAAGAAGGAGCATGATCGGATGTTCCTTAAAGGGTTGTTGCTTGAAAAGAAAGCGTTTGAACCCACGGAGCTACTATATGAGATCTTTCCACCAAGAAGTTTGTGGATAAGATTAAAGGCGAAAGAGAGACGAGGCAAAACTGCGGTGGACATCAATGGAGAGCAAATCGTACGCACGGTACAAAAGCACTATAAAACGTCTGTAATCAATCCAGGTAGTTGGGCTTCCAAACTTTCGAATACTCTTGATGAAATAAGAACCCGAGCATTAGGTGAGGATTACCACATCCCAAAACCGAGAATTGACGCTCATTTTAAAGAAGAGAAGGATGGAGAGAAAATATATCGCCCCATAGCCAACTATGAGTACATAGATCGAATAATTATTGCGGAATGCAATAAATACCTGACCCAATGTCTGGACCCATTATTCAGTGAGAATTCGTATGCCTTTAGATCAAAGGAAGTTTTAAAACGTTCTTATTCACATCATGATGCTATTGAAGATATCATGCAATACAAAAGCAGGTTCCCTGATCAGGCATTATGGGTTGCGGAGTATGACATCAAGAAATTCTTCGACTGCGTAAATCATGAGGTGGTCGTACACGAATTTGATCGGAAAAAGAATGAGCTGAATGAAGTTGGGATTACCATTGATAACCGAGCTGAAAAGCTGTTTCTGTCCTATCTTGATAGCTACTCGTTCAATGAAACAGCTAAGGAGTTCCCTTTCAAACCCAAGAGTCGATTTGGTTGGATAAGTAATGAAGAACTAGAGTCAGTAGGCTCAGATTCTGAAACAGATCGGATTGGAGTTCCGCAGGGAGGCGCAATCTCCTGTTTAATCGCCAATCTAATCATGGATTCTGTTGATGCAGCAGTTACCGCAAATGACGATGATGACTTATTCTATGCTCGGTTTTGCGATGACATGGTAATCATTCATCCTGAAAAGAAGGAATGTCGAAGTGCATTGACTAGATACCAACAAGCTCTAACAGAGATTAAATTAATTGGACACGACCCAAAGGAGGTAATTGAATATCCGGGTGAGTTCTGGAAGTCTAAGTCCAAACTGCCCTATTGTTGGCATGAGAATAAGCGGAATGATGCAACAAAACATCATGTTCCATGGCTATCTTTCGTTGGCTATCAAATCAAATTTGACCTAACGGTTCGGGTCAGAAAGTCAAGCCTAAAGAAGGAGATAGAAAAGCAAATTGCTGAAACCGATAAGGTAGTTAGTCTTATCAAAAAGAATAGCTCATTTCGAATTTCAGAGCGCGCCATTAAGTTTAGACTGATACAAAGGCTGCACGCAATGTCAATCGGACGGAAATCGATTTTCATGCCAAATAGAGCTGGTAAAATGTGCTGGACTGCTGGTTTTCGAGTCCTTAAAGGCCTACCTCATGTTGAGTACCAACTAAGGCATTTGGACCGAAAAAGAGGAGCACAATTTGCCAGAATAGACCGAGCGCTTCGTTCAATGTCAGAAGATACCAGACCCGATGCGAATCCTAAGCCTCGGATAATTGAAAAGGACGCAAACTATTATGGTTCGCCCTATAGTTACCATTATCAATTCAAAAAGCATGTCTAAAATCAAATTAAACCAGCAACTAAATCGACTGGAGATTGACTCTTTCGAACTCGAAAACCAGATTGTATTTAACTATTTCAATGGTCTTCCAGCCACTGAACGAAATGAAAAGCTAATTCGAGCAATTTACATTGGGGTGTTGGCTCTAATGGAAGATCGCATGTCAGCATTTCTTTCTAAAACATCAAACGAGTTGGGTACCGAGCTCGAAAGCTTAAAGATGATTTTTGATATGAAGCACGAGTTGTTTTACAAATCAACCGTTAAAGGCACTCTGGCAGAGGATGAAATTGCAGAGTTTCTTAATCAGTATTTCACGGATAAAAAGTTAAAAGACACTGCGGCACTTACGGGTAATGCAGCTGGTATTATTCCAAAAAACAAAACAGGAGATATTGTCTGTGAGGTCAATGGCGAACCCGACCTAAAGATTGTGATTGAATGTAAGTTTGACAAGAGCATCAAGCTGGGCGAAATAGCGAGCAAAGACATTTTTACCAAGAAGTTCGATACTGCATGGAGTCAGCTTATCGAATCTTCGGCCAACAGAAATGGCAGAGTGAGCATGATTGTTTTTGATCGATCGGTAGTCGACAATTCAATCTTAAAGTTTTGTGAGAACGTAGGGTATGTCCCTCAAGTCGGGTTCATTGCTGTGATTGATTCTCAAAAAGGGGATTACCAAAACTTAGCTATTGCATACATGTTGGCGCGAGATATTGCTCTGAATGCACATGATATTGATTTGGACAAGGATGTTTTGGCATTCATCGTAACTAGAATTATCAAGGATTTAACGGAGGTCAGAAACATCAAATCGCTCGTGGAATCCAATATTGAGAACAATAAGTCCATCCTAAAGCAATTGGAAAAGTCGATGCAACTGATGGAGTTTAATGAGCAATACCTGAGCAAATTCTTGAAATCAGGTACGTTGACTAAAAAGGATATGCTTGACTTCTACTCTGGTGAGGATGTGAAAGAGCGGTTTAGGTTAATTGAAAAGGAGATTGATAATTTGTAAAGAGAGACCCCTGCCCGCCTTTAGGTTTACATTCTAAATTTGAAGTAAGGAAAGCAGAGGTGAACTAACCCGATGACAAGTTATTTAGACCTAACGCTTGCCCCTACCAAAAACTGCATTCCAATAGCCCTTCCCCTCCAACCCGTTCTCGATACGCTTCGCACTCGAACTGACCCGAAGTAACAGACCTACACCTGAGACCTAACAGGTTTTCGAAACCCTGTTAGGTCTTGCTTAGCTTCTTCTACATTTACGGCATGGGTAAAAGACCCATTTACCCTTAAAGGATCAAGCAGCATGTTTACGGTAGAACAGATAAAGGCAGCACACGCCAAAGTAAGGTCGGGAGCAGATTTCCCCGCTTACGTTCAGGAGATAAAAGCCTTGGGGGTAACTTCGTTTGAAACCTATGTAACGGATGGTCACACCGACTATTTCGGAACAGACGATTACAGAACAACAGCAGCGGCCAGCTACGCTGAACTGAGCATTGCAGCAGCCTCCAATACCGAAGAGTTTATACGTGGACTGAAGGAACATCAGCAGGGAAAGACCGATTTCCTCGCCTTTATTGCCATGTGTGCCACCTATGGCATTGAGAAATGGACCGTAAGCATGGACCGCATGACCTGTACCTATTTCGACAGCGCAAACACGGAGATACTGGTGGAGGCCATTCCGCAATAAGAAAGGGCATTTATATGTGCCGCGCT of Flavobacteriales bacterium contains these proteins:
- a CDS encoding ATP-binding protein; its protein translation is MKNRNHNMYISQISLVNYRGIKDERTIHLDQLSSIVGKNDAGKTIVLFAIATFLDLKSFPLTFSDFNDIDEPIVFEFEFKAENIEELLTSKLKSKVKKTEGLEEFIQDFIFDGAIKYRREAAKVDKKFSGEFILFEDFVQEDIQGLYFKSDEEVGKILENYGIEVPVAGKGRNSKAEKIKCIKQHFEGAERTTFWMEDDSKIDSLFPEVEMFKADYGLEADTKFKTNSVSEIQDYFTREAAEEDTKLKKVEAEIIEEMKKEAESVRDYMKDYASSLKSVQITPTINWKDAIKGVDVSFQFDGDDKFIPMSHKGTGYRRLFMVARFRYLAEKSKGNNVLYLIEEPETFLHPTAQSDLLNALTELSNDNQVIITTHSPVFAGATNVHGVVLCTKDGQSNYANATSEGDTEFLMRIVDELGIKPSYNLRDHHEKIVFVESNNDAKFYHLLCERLIGANLLQNKKVLVLPFGGGEDIESFLNIDYFDNSNRALYLIIDSDKHLNNGEKQNQRAEDFKNSKVNGSAYVLFKSYIESYYHPRAFERVYELPANSFDYFGEDENVRSIIKQVVQEKGLGNKNIKEKNNFRIFNETTREEYEEIVEPELIAFLTEITN
- a CDS encoding DUF1398 domain-containing protein, producing MFTVEQIKAAHAKVRSGADFPAYVQEIKALGVTSFETYVTDGHTDYFGTDDYRTTAAASYAELSIAAASNTEEFIRGLKEHQQGKTDFLAFIAMCATYGIEKWTVSMDRMTCTYFDSANTEILVEAIPQ